A single region of the Enterococcus mundtii genome encodes:
- a CDS encoding multidrug efflux MFS transporter, producing MKVQWRKNLFVAWIGCFFTGSSISLVMPFIPVYVEQLGTPKDQIELFSGLAISVTAFAAAIVAPIWGNLADRKGRKMMMIRAAAGMTITMGSLAFVPNAYWLLVMRFFNGILSGYIPNATAMIASQAPKEKSGWALGTLSTGAVAGTLIGPSMGGALAQWFGMENVFLITGGLLLITTILTIFMVKEDFQPVEKKDMISTKEVFAKMDHFSVLVGLFVTTLILQLGITTISPILTLYIRELSGDTSNILFVSGLIVSVSGVSAVFSSPRLGKLGDKIGNQKVLLAGLVLSFCCYLPMAFVTTPLQLGILRFILGFSTGALMPSINTLISKITPEEGVSRVYSYNQMFTNFGQVLGPMLGSTVAHAYNYSTVFIVTSLFVLTNILLSLFNFRKVLHQKL from the coding sequence ATGAAGGTTCAATGGAGAAAAAATTTATTCGTAGCTTGGATAGGCTGCTTTTTTACTGGTTCAAGTATCAGTTTAGTCATGCCGTTCATTCCAGTTTACGTCGAACAACTAGGTACACCTAAGGATCAAATTGAATTATTTTCAGGATTAGCGATTTCAGTAACAGCCTTTGCTGCGGCGATCGTTGCGCCTATTTGGGGAAATCTAGCCGATCGAAAAGGACGGAAAATGATGATGATCCGGGCAGCAGCAGGTATGACGATCACTATGGGATCACTAGCTTTTGTCCCAAATGCTTATTGGCTTTTAGTCATGCGTTTCTTTAATGGGATTTTATCTGGATACATACCTAATGCGACAGCGATGATTGCTTCACAAGCGCCTAAAGAGAAAAGTGGATGGGCGTTAGGCACGCTTTCTACTGGGGCAGTGGCAGGGACGCTGATTGGTCCGTCAATGGGAGGCGCTTTGGCGCAATGGTTCGGAATGGAAAATGTTTTTTTGATTACTGGAGGGTTATTACTGATCACCACGATCTTAACGATTTTCATGGTAAAAGAAGATTTCCAACCGGTAGAGAAAAAAGATATGATCAGTACCAAAGAAGTTTTTGCTAAAATGGATCACTTTTCTGTGTTAGTCGGTTTATTTGTTACTACTCTGATCTTACAGTTAGGGATCACCACGATCAGTCCAATCTTGACATTGTACATTCGGGAATTGAGTGGTGACACATCAAATATCTTATTTGTTAGTGGATTGATTGTTTCAGTATCAGGTGTTTCAGCAGTATTTTCTTCTCCAAGACTGGGGAAATTAGGGGATAAGATCGGAAATCAGAAGGTGCTGTTAGCAGGTTTGGTACTTTCGTTTTGTTGTTACTTACCAATGGCATTTGTGACTACGCCCTTACAATTAGGGATCTTACGTTTTATATTAGGTTTTTCGACAGGTGCGTTGATGCCATCGATCAATACATTGATCAGCAAGATCACACCAGAAGAAGGTGTCAGTCGAGTATACAGCTATAACCAAATGTTTACGAACTTTGGTCAAGTACTAGGACCGATGTTAGGTTCGACAGTCGCTCATGCGTACAATTATAGTACAGTGTTTATTGTGACTAGTCTCTTTGTTCTGACGAATATTCTTTTATCACTATTTAATTTTAGAAAAGTACTTCATCAAAAACTATGA
- the pfkA gene encoding 6-phosphofructokinase: MKRIGILTSGGDAPGMNAAVRAVVRKGIYEGLEVYGINYGFAGLVAGDIRRLDVADVGDKIQRGGTFLYSARYPEFATEEGQLKGIEQLKKFGIEGLVVIGGDGSYHGAMALTKRGFPAVGVPGTIDNDIPGTDFTIGFDTAINTVLESIDRIRDTATSHVRTFVIEVMGRNAGDIALWSGVAGGADEIIIPEHDFDMAVVAKKIQDGRDRGKKHCLIILAEGVMGGNEFAEKLSEYGDYHTRVSILGHVVRGGSPTARDRVLASKFGAHAVELLQQGKGGLCIGIRDNDIVEADIIDTLENNKHQPDLSLYDLNNSLSF; the protein is encoded by the coding sequence ATGAAACGCATCGGAATTTTGACTAGTGGTGGAGATGCTCCTGGGATGAATGCAGCAGTTCGTGCAGTCGTTCGTAAAGGTATATATGAAGGATTGGAAGTTTACGGGATCAATTATGGTTTTGCTGGACTAGTTGCCGGAGATATCCGTCGATTAGATGTTGCAGATGTCGGTGATAAGATCCAACGCGGAGGTACATTCTTATACTCTGCACGTTATCCTGAATTTGCAACAGAAGAAGGACAATTAAAAGGAATCGAACAATTGAAAAAATTCGGTATCGAAGGTCTTGTTGTGATCGGTGGCGATGGTTCTTACCATGGCGCGATGGCTTTGACTAAACGTGGTTTCCCAGCAGTGGGTGTACCAGGTACGATCGATAACGATATTCCAGGAACTGATTTTACGATCGGTTTTGATACAGCAATCAACACAGTATTAGAATCAATCGACCGTATCCGTGATACAGCAACTTCGCACGTTCGTACATTCGTGATCGAAGTGATGGGACGTAATGCTGGAGATATCGCTTTATGGTCAGGTGTTGCTGGTGGAGCGGATGAGATCATCATTCCTGAGCATGATTTTGATATGGCAGTTGTTGCCAAAAAAATCCAAGATGGCCGCGATCGTGGCAAAAAACATTGCTTGATCATTTTGGCAGAAGGCGTAATGGGCGGAAACGAATTTGCAGAAAAATTGTCAGAATATGGCGATTATCATACACGTGTATCGATCTTAGGACACGTTGTACGTGGTGGTTCACCAACTGCACGCGACCGTGTATTAGCAAGTAAATTTGGTGCACATGCTGTTGAACTATTGCAACAAGGTAAAGGTGGTTTGTGTATCGGTATTCGCGACAACGATATCGTTGAGGCTGATATCATCGACACACTAGAAAATAACAAACACCAACCAGATTTATCATTATATGACTTGAACAACTCACTTTCTTTCTAA
- the dnaE gene encoding DNA polymerase III subunit alpha, translating into MFLPQLYTITSYSLLQSTIRINEYVREAKKLGYQTLAITDKDVLSGAAEFYRICMSEKIQPIIGLNLTYQFQERHYELLLYAKDRIGYQQLIKLSSKKMIREKIELHEIDELDHLLVVLPTKKSIADDYGVSALFDSHWQSLQEKIASSHLYVGVTEETPLEAPEWLAYLRANQFQICAVHPIASLHQEELFSLETMKHLREGTQLSFDEVRQTTRDSSTGFLLPEAELRQRFINAGLEEALNNAQQLAKTVTFEFQFHQKLLPHYPVPENRSAGEYLQELCQKQLGKRVEKITAAYQERLDYELSVIHQMGFDDYFLIVWDVMAFAHKNNIVTGAGRGSAAGSLVAYVLEITDVDPLEYDLLFERFLNPERYTMPDIDLDIPDNRREEVLIYVREKYGQYHMAQIATFGTMAAKMVLRDVARVFGLSQSEANRWSKAIPNQLKMTLNEAYRTSNKLVELVQASEKNQLLFHTAKILEGLPRHVSTHAAGVVLSDKNLLELVPLQKGSDEAYLTQYTMNDVEAIGLLKMDFLGLRNLSIIDYTVKAIKRVENKDIELKEIPLDDPKTLQLFQRGETTGVFQFESAGIRNVLRRLGPENIEDIAAVNALYRPGPMQNIDTFIARKKGKERIHYPDDSLQPMLKNTYGVIVYQEQIMQIASTMAGFSLGQADILRRAISKKKKDVIDQERDHFVQGANQQGYSKEKANEVYEYIERFANYGFNRSHAFAYSFVGFQMAYLKVHHPGAFFMSLMNSVRHNTAKLKEYIAEAKKYKIKLTPPSINQSFYGFELTDKGTIRFGLTAIKGVRRDFDEEIIRERKENGPFRSVDQFLIRINKRWLKLELLQTLVASGVFDELVGNRRQLMLDLEGKIQNILYSGGSLDLLDIMALKEEEVADYSLEEKLQLEEEHLGVYLSGHPTEGYERLKLAKKVHLVTEIVPKQATNVLVMVKEVREIRTKKGALMAFVSGTDSSGEIAITVFPELYRQARPLFKENQVIFVQGRSEISKYNQELQLIAEVVADPEELQQQYPEQTCYLRIREEADQPDTMKQLQELFKKFPGYIPVVMYHEKDQRKVVLSEAFWLDGSDSLKKQLAYLLKEENVVFK; encoded by the coding sequence ATGTTTCTTCCACAACTTTATACGATCACCTCGTATTCTTTGTTGCAAAGTACGATTCGCATAAACGAATACGTTCGAGAAGCAAAGAAACTAGGCTATCAGACATTAGCGATCACAGATAAGGATGTGCTATCTGGGGCAGCGGAATTTTACCGCATCTGTATGAGTGAAAAAATACAACCAATTATTGGACTGAACTTGACCTACCAGTTTCAAGAACGTCATTATGAGTTACTACTCTACGCAAAAGATAGGATCGGCTACCAACAATTGATCAAGCTCTCAAGCAAGAAAATGATCCGAGAAAAAATCGAGCTTCACGAGATCGATGAACTCGATCATTTGCTTGTCGTTTTACCAACCAAAAAATCGATTGCTGATGACTACGGTGTGTCAGCATTATTTGATAGCCATTGGCAAAGTTTGCAAGAAAAAATAGCATCTTCTCATCTTTATGTAGGTGTCACAGAAGAAACGCCTCTAGAAGCTCCAGAATGGCTAGCTTATTTACGAGCAAATCAATTTCAAATTTGTGCAGTACATCCGATTGCTAGTTTGCACCAAGAGGAACTTTTTTCTTTGGAAACAATGAAACATCTGCGTGAAGGAACGCAACTCTCTTTTGATGAAGTGCGACAAACGACTCGTGATTCATCCACAGGTTTTTTACTTCCCGAAGCAGAATTACGACAAAGATTCATAAACGCAGGATTGGAAGAAGCGTTGAACAATGCGCAGCAATTAGCTAAAACAGTAACTTTTGAATTTCAGTTCCATCAGAAATTACTACCACATTATCCGGTACCAGAAAATCGAAGTGCAGGAGAGTATTTACAGGAACTTTGTCAGAAGCAATTAGGTAAGCGTGTAGAAAAGATCACTGCAGCTTATCAAGAGCGCTTAGATTATGAACTGTCAGTGATCCACCAGATGGGATTTGATGATTATTTCTTGATCGTTTGGGATGTCATGGCTTTTGCTCATAAAAACAACATCGTTACTGGTGCTGGTCGTGGTTCAGCTGCGGGGTCATTAGTCGCCTATGTGTTGGAGATCACAGATGTAGATCCATTGGAGTACGACTTGCTATTTGAACGTTTTTTGAATCCAGAACGATACACGATGCCAGATATCGATCTAGACATTCCTGATAATCGCAGAGAAGAAGTGCTGATTTATGTTCGTGAGAAATATGGTCAATACCATATGGCACAAATCGCCACGTTTGGGACCATGGCAGCTAAAATGGTACTAAGAGACGTGGCACGTGTCTTTGGCCTTTCACAAAGCGAAGCAAATCGTTGGTCTAAAGCGATTCCTAATCAATTGAAAATGACGTTGAATGAGGCTTATCGAACTTCTAACAAGCTGGTTGAATTAGTACAAGCGAGTGAAAAAAATCAATTGTTGTTCCATACTGCAAAAATACTTGAAGGTTTGCCAAGACACGTTTCTACTCATGCAGCTGGTGTCGTTTTAAGTGATAAGAATCTACTAGAGTTAGTTCCTTTACAAAAAGGATCAGATGAAGCATATTTGACTCAGTATACAATGAATGATGTCGAAGCTATTGGGTTGTTAAAAATGGATTTTCTTGGATTAAGAAATCTGTCTATTATCGATTACACAGTGAAAGCAATCAAACGTGTCGAAAACAAAGATATCGAACTAAAAGAAATACCATTAGATGATCCTAAAACTTTACAGCTTTTCCAACGTGGCGAAACAACAGGGGTCTTTCAATTCGAATCTGCCGGGATTCGGAATGTCTTGCGAAGATTAGGACCAGAAAACATTGAAGATATTGCCGCTGTCAACGCCTTGTATCGTCCTGGGCCAATGCAAAATATCGATACATTTATCGCTCGTAAGAAAGGGAAGGAAAGAATCCATTATCCCGACGATTCACTACAACCGATGTTGAAAAATACGTATGGCGTCATTGTGTATCAGGAACAAATTATGCAGATTGCTTCAACCATGGCTGGATTTTCTCTTGGACAAGCGGATATTTTGAGGCGAGCAATCAGTAAAAAGAAAAAAGACGTGATTGATCAAGAAAGAGATCATTTTGTTCAAGGTGCCAACCAACAAGGGTACAGTAAGGAAAAGGCCAATGAAGTGTACGAATATATCGAACGCTTTGCTAACTATGGGTTCAATCGTTCCCACGCGTTTGCTTACTCCTTTGTTGGCTTTCAAATGGCCTATCTCAAAGTTCATCACCCTGGTGCATTTTTTATGAGTTTGATGAATTCCGTCCGTCACAACACGGCAAAGTTAAAAGAGTATATTGCTGAGGCAAAAAAGTATAAAATAAAGCTGACCCCTCCATCCATCAATCAAAGTTTTTATGGTTTTGAGCTGACGGATAAAGGAACCATTCGTTTTGGATTGACAGCAATCAAAGGTGTTCGTCGAGATTTTGATGAGGAGATCATTCGTGAACGAAAAGAAAATGGGCCATTCCGTTCGGTTGATCAGTTTCTGATTCGTATCAATAAACGTTGGCTCAAATTGGAGTTGCTACAAACGTTAGTTGCATCAGGTGTTTTTGATGAATTAGTAGGAAACCGCAGACAGTTGATGTTGGATCTGGAAGGTAAGATCCAAAACATCTTATATAGTGGTGGTAGTTTAGACCTTTTAGATATCATGGCTTTAAAAGAGGAAGAAGTCGCAGATTATAGCCTCGAAGAGAAGCTTCAATTAGAAGAAGAGCATTTAGGTGTCTATTTATCTGGTCATCCGACAGAAGGGTATGAGCGACTTAAATTAGCAAAAAAAGTCCATTTAGTCACAGAAATCGTCCCTAAACAAGCTACAAATGTTTTAGTGATGGTCAAAGAGGTAAGAGAGATCCGTACGAAAAAAGGAGCGTTGATGGCTTTTGTCAGCGGAACAGATAGTAGTGGAGAAATAGCTATTACTGTTTTTCCAGAGCTGTACCGACAAGCGCGTCCATTATTCAAAGAAAATCAAGTGATTTTCGTGCAAGGACGTTCAGAAATCAGTAAATACAATCAAGAATTGCAGCTGATTGCAGAAGTAGTCGCTGATCCTGAAGAATTGCAACAGCAGTATCCAGAACAAACGTGTTATTTGAGAATCAGAGAAGAGGCAGATCAACCAGATACGATGAAACAACTGCAAGAATTGTTCAAAAAATTCCCAGGATATATTCCTGTTGTGATGTATCATGAAAAAGACCAACGAAAAGTTGTGTTATCTGAAGCCTTTTGGCTCGATGGTTCAGACAGTCTCAAGAAGCAATTAGCTTACCTTTTAAAAGAAGAAAATGTTGTTTTCAAATAA
- a CDS encoding YjzD family protein, whose product MRYIVTLFWAVILGQVVGYIGGALSSSPYDFTMTTIISLVAGLIVILISAVATPKKETSSASHS is encoded by the coding sequence ATGCGATATATCGTCACATTATTTTGGGCAGTCATTTTAGGTCAAGTGGTTGGCTATATCGGTGGTGCATTGTCTAGTAGCCCATATGATTTTACCATGACGACTATTATTTCATTGGTTGCAGGATTGATCGTCATTTTGATCAGCGCTGTTGCAACACCTAAAAAAGAAACTTCGTCCGCTTCACATTCATAA
- a CDS encoding NCS2 family permease → MEKFFQLKKNNTNVPTEIMAGVTTFFAMSYILFVNPTILSAAGMPFQAVFLATIIASIIGTLVMGLFANVPYAQAPGMGLNAFFTFTVVFGLGYSWQEALAMVFICGLINVFITVTNIRKMIIHAIPESLQHAIGGGIGIFVAYVGIKNAGFLSFSADQSAITSSVVDNGQVTNVTINGGIVPELANFNNAPILLAVIGLVLTSILVVKNVRGAILIGIVVTTIIGILMGVVDLGTIDWEQNSLGNSINELGTTFGAAFGAEGMQSLFSDSSKIPQVLMTIIAFSLSDTFDTIGTFIGTGRRTGIFSKEDEEALEDGRGFKTKMDKALFADAIATSIGAIFGTSNTTTYVESAAGIGAGGRTGLTSVVVAALFALSSLFSPLIAIVPAQATAPALILVGVMMMASFADINWLDMEEALPAFFASIFMGLAYSISYGIAAGFIFYTIMKVIKGKTNEISIALWVVDILFILNFVILAII, encoded by the coding sequence ATGGAAAAGTTTTTCCAACTAAAGAAAAATAATACAAATGTACCAACAGAAATAATGGCTGGTGTAACAACGTTTTTTGCCATGAGTTATATATTATTTGTTAATCCGACGATCTTGTCAGCTGCTGGCATGCCATTTCAGGCAGTCTTTTTAGCGACGATCATTGCTTCGATCATCGGTACTTTAGTTATGGGATTATTTGCTAATGTGCCTTATGCACAAGCCCCAGGAATGGGTTTGAATGCTTTCTTCACATTTACAGTTGTTTTTGGGTTAGGTTATTCTTGGCAAGAAGCATTAGCCATGGTCTTTATTTGTGGGTTGATTAATGTATTTATTACAGTAACAAATATTCGGAAAATGATCATCCATGCTATTCCTGAGAGTTTACAACATGCAATCGGCGGTGGTATTGGGATTTTTGTTGCATACGTTGGGATCAAAAATGCTGGATTTTTGTCTTTCTCTGCAGATCAATCAGCGATAACTAGTTCTGTGGTTGATAATGGTCAAGTGACGAATGTGACGATCAACGGTGGTATCGTTCCAGAACTTGCAAACTTTAATAATGCGCCGATCCTACTAGCTGTCATTGGATTAGTTTTGACATCGATCTTAGTTGTTAAAAATGTTCGTGGTGCAATCTTGATCGGTATCGTAGTAACAACGATCATCGGGATCTTGATGGGTGTTGTTGATCTAGGAACGATCGATTGGGAACAAAATTCTTTAGGCAATTCAATCAATGAACTAGGCACGACGTTTGGTGCAGCATTTGGTGCGGAAGGGATGCAATCTTTATTCAGCGATAGCTCTAAGATCCCACAAGTCCTGATGACGATCATTGCCTTTAGTTTATCCGATACATTTGATACGATCGGTACGTTCATCGGTACTGGACGGCGTACAGGTATTTTCTCTAAAGAAGATGAGGAAGCTTTGGAAGATGGACGAGGATTCAAAACTAAAATGGATAAAGCGTTGTTCGCTGACGCAATCGCAACATCGATCGGTGCGATTTTCGGAACATCGAATACAACGACTTATGTCGAATCAGCAGCCGGTATTGGCGCTGGTGGTCGTACAGGTTTGACTTCAGTTGTCGTAGCCGCATTATTTGCTTTAAGTAGCTTATTTTCTCCACTGATCGCTATTGTACCGGCACAAGCAACTGCACCAGCATTGATCTTAGTTGGTGTGATGATGATGGCTTCGTTTGCTGATATCAATTGGTTAGATATGGAAGAAGCATTACCTGCCTTTTTTGCTTCGATCTTCATGGGATTAGCTTACAGCATCTCTTACGGAATCGCTGCTGGTTTTATCTTCTACACGATCATGAAAGTGATCAAAGGCAAAACAAACGAGATTTCAATTGCTTTATGGGTTGTTGATATTTTATTCATTCTCAACTTCGTCATTTTAGCAATCATTTAA
- a CDS encoding Cof-type HAD-IIB family hydrolase, producing MNKKLIAIDLDGTTLNPESIITSKTQETLRKAIDAGHHVSIATGRPYRMSYQYYQQLELTTPMVNFNGALVHIPNQQWAGEQETLINKEIVFEILAQKNQLNLDFIAAENRDTFFIDTFDFFDAKFFASPNPKPENLLSPRNLTTNPTSLLVRTEKQYAEQVSAELTRQFGKHVDVRTWGGPMAILEIVSKGIEKAKGIHQVANYLSIEQKDVIAFGDEHNDLELLEYAGWGVAMANGTEQLKGVANDVTEQTNEEDGLANYLEKLLSL from the coding sequence TTGAACAAAAAATTGATTGCGATCGACTTGGATGGAACAACTTTGAATCCTGAGTCGATCATTACTTCTAAAACCCAAGAGACATTGAGAAAAGCCATTGATGCTGGCCATCATGTCAGTATTGCAACCGGACGTCCTTATCGAATGAGTTATCAATATTATCAACAGTTAGAATTGACAACACCGATGGTCAACTTTAACGGTGCGCTTGTGCATATCCCAAACCAACAATGGGCTGGAGAACAAGAAACATTGATCAATAAAGAGATTGTTTTTGAGATCTTAGCGCAAAAAAATCAATTGAATCTAGATTTTATTGCTGCGGAGAATCGCGACACTTTCTTTATCGATACTTTTGATTTTTTTGACGCAAAATTCTTTGCTTCACCAAATCCTAAACCAGAAAACCTACTGTCTCCACGAAATCTAACAACTAACCCTACGTCCTTATTGGTACGTACAGAAAAACAATATGCTGAACAAGTTTCTGCCGAACTAACACGTCAATTTGGGAAGCATGTCGATGTAAGGACTTGGGGTGGACCAATGGCGATACTAGAGATTGTTTCAAAAGGGATCGAAAAAGCGAAAGGAATCCATCAAGTAGCGAATTATCTATCGATCGAACAAAAAGATGTGATTGCTTTTGGTGATGAACACAATGACTTAGAACTTCTTGAATATGCGGGCTGGGGTGTGGCAATGGCTAATGGGACTGAGCAACTAAAAGGCGTAGCCAACGATGTCACTGAACAAACAAATGAAGAAGACGGTTTGGCGAATTACCTTGAAAAATTACTTTCATTATAA
- a CDS encoding peptidoglycan D,D-transpeptidase FtsI family protein translates to MMKSFMKKNTNNSWLDRIKKGTQEPKNKTFRRSHVPFRLNFLFFIIFTLFVSLIARLGYLQIVNSEELEAKVKSSSSLTVQVSSPRGMIYDATGKALVTNQANQAITFTRGRNMTAEDLLKTANTLTQLIDMPVDENLTTRDKKDFWLADPNHLKAATERLSAKEKSLSTSEQYQATVDKVTDEEINFNEEQLKAATIFKRMNNAYELNTVFIKNSGVTDQELAIVAEHASDLPGVSTGTDWVRQYNAADSIKSILGSVTSEKQGLPADQVEEFLAKGYSRNDRVGQSYLEKQYEDVLQGTKTQYEITLDNNGNVIQQKELYAGEKGSNLMLSINAEFQAKVEEILRNNYQKLVDNGKAQYSPGAYVVAMNPQTGEVLAMTGFSHEQGSKELTENALGTITNAFVPGSVVKAGTLAAGWQSGVISGNQVLVDEPIRLQGSSEKSSVFNRTGSVPLDVVQALELSSNTYMIKVALKMLGLEYVPNMGLPSLSEEAQAYEQLRDGFKQFGLGTVTGIDLPNESAGISHSVEYMKKFNADNGQDWFTPGNFTDLAFGQFDTYTPIQLAQYAATVANGGKRIQPRIVKGIYGNDENGNLGEVKKEMEPVVENTVDVSPEEMALLREGFHQVVHGTNNYTTARSLADAKMDLSAKTGTAETVAEGHPDIVTVNSNIVAYGPTENPEIAVSVVLPNLLDEKDHMNSVIAKEIMNAYYDMFMANR, encoded by the coding sequence ATGATGAAAAGTTTTATGAAAAAAAATACAAATAATTCTTGGTTAGATCGAATAAAAAAAGGAACACAAGAACCAAAAAATAAAACGTTTCGACGGTCACATGTTCCCTTTCGTTTAAATTTCCTTTTTTTCATTATATTTACGTTGTTCGTGTCATTGATTGCTCGATTAGGTTATTTGCAGATCGTAAACAGTGAGGAACTAGAAGCAAAAGTCAAATCATCTTCGTCTCTAACGGTACAAGTAAGTTCACCCCGAGGCATGATCTACGATGCCACCGGGAAAGCTTTGGTGACAAACCAAGCCAACCAAGCAATCACGTTCACGAGAGGCAGAAATATGACAGCGGAGGATTTGCTGAAAACAGCAAATACCTTGACACAGTTGATCGATATGCCAGTGGATGAAAATTTGACTACACGTGACAAGAAGGATTTTTGGTTAGCAGATCCCAATCATTTGAAAGCTGCGACTGAACGCCTATCGGCAAAAGAAAAAAGCTTGAGTACGAGTGAGCAATACCAAGCAACTGTAGATAAAGTGACAGATGAGGAAATCAATTTCAATGAGGAACAATTGAAAGCAGCAACGATTTTTAAACGAATGAATAATGCGTATGAACTGAATACAGTTTTCATCAAAAATTCTGGTGTTACAGATCAAGAATTGGCGATCGTGGCAGAACATGCATCAGACCTGCCAGGTGTTTCAACAGGAACTGACTGGGTACGCCAGTATAATGCGGCGGATTCCATAAAGAGTATTCTAGGAAGCGTAACATCAGAAAAACAAGGCTTACCTGCCGATCAAGTGGAAGAATTCTTGGCAAAAGGCTACTCACGTAATGACCGAGTAGGCCAAAGCTATTTAGAAAAACAATATGAAGATGTCTTGCAAGGCACAAAGACACAATATGAAATCACTTTAGATAACAATGGAAATGTCATCCAACAAAAAGAATTGTATGCAGGAGAAAAAGGATCGAATTTGATGTTATCGATCAATGCAGAGTTCCAAGCGAAGGTCGAAGAGATTCTTAGAAACAATTATCAAAAATTAGTCGATAATGGAAAAGCCCAATACTCACCAGGTGCGTATGTAGTCGCGATGAATCCTCAAACAGGTGAAGTATTAGCGATGACGGGTTTCAGCCATGAGCAAGGCTCAAAAGAGTTGACTGAAAATGCCCTTGGTACGATCACGAATGCCTTTGTTCCAGGATCTGTTGTAAAGGCAGGTACGTTAGCCGCCGGTTGGCAAAGTGGCGTGATCAGCGGTAATCAAGTATTAGTAGATGAACCGATTCGATTACAAGGCTCTTCAGAAAAAAGCTCCGTCTTCAATCGTACTGGATCTGTACCTTTGGATGTGGTCCAAGCGTTAGAGCTTTCATCAAATACCTATATGATCAAAGTAGCGTTGAAGATGCTAGGGTTAGAGTACGTACCAAATATGGGCTTACCTAGTCTAAGTGAAGAGGCACAAGCGTATGAACAATTGCGTGACGGCTTTAAACAATTTGGACTTGGAACAGTCACAGGGATCGATTTACCAAATGAGTCTGCGGGGATCTCACACTCTGTTGAATACATGAAGAAATTCAATGCAGACAACGGACAAGACTGGTTCACACCAGGAAACTTTACTGACTTGGCATTTGGCCAGTTCGATACGTATACCCCGATCCAGTTAGCGCAATATGCAGCAACAGTAGCAAACGGTGGAAAAAGAATCCAACCACGCATTGTCAAAGGCATTTACGGGAACGACGAGAATGGTAACTTAGGTGAAGTGAAAAAAGAGATGGAACCAGTTGTCGAAAATACAGTAGACGTGTCTCCTGAAGAGATGGCCCTTTTACGTGAAGGATTCCATCAAGTAGTCCATGGAACAAATAACTACACGACTGCTCGATCATTAGCAGATGCAAAAATGGATCTTTCTGCTAAAACAGGGACAGCCGAAACAGTCGCTGAAGGTCATCCCGATATCGTAACAGTCAATAGTAATATTGTGGCTTACGGACCAACAGAAAATCCTGAGATTGCGGTAAGTGTTGTCTTACCAAACCTGCTAGATGAAAAAGACCATATGAATTCGGTCATAGCCAAAGAAATCATGAATGCTTATTACGATATGTTCATGGCAAACAGATAA